The genome window tagtatggatttacaggggggaaacagcGTGATAgctagtaatgtcatgtgaaaaccatgcgaattaaaaggagatgtgagtagcaccaaacacacagtaaaccacagtgtagatgagcccatgtTCTCCacacaataacagtgcattagtgatggatttattctgctttagtctgttctgcaatgtttccccaatgctaccacattattgctgtccagtgAGGCTATAGAGCAACAAAAGcgagacaaaaataaaccagaacattttacaatgttacaggatttcatcaggaagttacaggatatgcactgactgaaaatgaagcagtgtgactgacccaaaacttttgcaggcgcaAACAGTATCAAAAGCAGGATCTTGTGAGACCACCACCCCCGATAGCATCATCAGTGCATATCATCAtggatgcacaataaaaaagatgTCTGGAGGGGTCCCTAGTTTACAGAATATTCCCTATGTGGTTGCATGGGGGTGGTTCTCACTGTCTGCAGGGGTGACTCACTGTTTGTAAGCCTCATCCAGTGCATTAACTACCTTCTTGGTGTGTCTTCCCTTCCCTAGGCCCCATAAGTGAGACCTTGAAAAGAGGGTGCACCACATCCCACTACTGCCAGTCTTACTTCTCCGTCCGCAGGGGCTTCATCTCACAAAGCATCTTCTGCTGTTCTGAAGATCTTTGCAATATCGTCCCCTACAATGGTACGTCTCTGGAGTGCAGTCAACCCAGATGTGAAAATAAGCATACCTTTGAGCTCTCCAGATTCATGCATGACACGCTGGAGAAAACTGCTTCTGTTGCTTCCATGTGCCACTAACTATCACCTCCTCTCTGCTGCGCAGCTGGTGTCAAACGTCTCCTCTGGGCGGCAGCTACAGCTCAGTgcatctttgcatgcagaaagctctGAGTTCTCCGGCACCATCCGTTAAAAAGATCAGGTAGAAAGGGATAGGAAAGAGTCTCTGCCTGGGGCTTAGGAAGTCCTTTGCCAATCAAAGTAGACGAACCTGAGCCAGATAGACAAATTTGCTCACCTGGTTCAAAGGAGTTCACTATATTCCCTTTGGGGACGGGCCGTGGCTCAGTAATAAAGCCtccgttttgcatgcagaagtcccagattcattccccagcatctccaggttagaGCTTGAAGAGACTCCCTACTTGaagccctagagagccactgccagtcagtgtggcaatactgagctaggtggaccaatgctgTGCCtggtacaaggcagtttcctatgttgctatattcctttttttcccccaagttGGGCTGCTGGAATAGCGTTGtctcttctttcttttctcttgaCCTACTTTTCAGACAGTTTTAGCATCTGTGTGGAGGGCAGAACTTCACCAGGTGTTGCTCTTACATGTAAGGAGATACTGCAGTGTCAAATTTCTGCTTGCTAACCAGTAGGGCAAagctggggaatctttttcagcctgagggccacattcccttctgggtcaCCTCCTGGGGGCCACTTGCCATTGCCAAAAAGTGGATGTAAATTTTAACTTTGCACAGTGGGCTAGTCTCCCTACACATGCCTCTCTGTTTtctatctaggcaagcaagagacattatcagaactgaaggacacattccagccaggcaaaaacactcaaagagggtgccaagtagtagtgtagtgacaaatttggaagtgcaaggtcccttcatcaTAGTCATGCCACATCCCCTAACAGTCACGCTTCCGCgctcacttgcttgctctccattgtcatctccacactcctcagttcttcccatgtgcaacttctctcacaacagatgtccttaggagctgattagcatgaaagggaagtgtgtttgctattgagaagagtcttctcagtgtctaattcacctcctttcactctgattggctccagtcagcaggaaaggacaaggaaggatgttaaaagactgttctcagtggctaacacactcccctttcatgctaattggctcacaggatgcaggagacatagggaccctgttgggaccctgctcccccccaaaagtaaaggatctaagaccaCCTGAGACCCTGaaccactacacccctggtgccAAGCAAAACTGGGATAGAGTGTGGCATGAGGGAAAGGGGTGgcatagggagagtcccaagggccagacagacttggagggccacatttggccctggatctgaggttccccatccctgcagtagagCATCATTTACAGCAGGGGAGGAtgggaaaaaaaggaaagcagggTATAGCAAGAATGTTTGcgattattttctctctcttgtcttCATACCACATAACCGCTATAGCAATGATATCAATGCAGCAcagtcctggcatccagtcaaatgtgggcatgtttaaggggtctTGTTCCATGGAGGAATggccaagccagtgcaaacaggaaccgAGCAGGAACAGCAAACACTCTCTCCTGCACTGTagatatttactgagactttctgtgggcaccataggaggtactgtTGGGCACACTGGCACCCAGAGGCACCACACTGGCGACCCCTGTTAAGGATTTCACATCCAGAATCGATAGTTTCATAACTCAGAATGGAAGGGAGAAAACGTGGTCCTTATGGTAtgttctttcttgccacccaGAAGTCACTTACAGCACAGAACACAATGGAGTGGAATGCTACAGTTGCATCAGCAGTTTAGAGGAGTGTAATGAGACAGACATGCCCAGCACCCAGTGCAGAGGTAAAGAGAACCACTGCGTGAAAATCTCCCGCCAATGGCTGCCAGGTAATATATTTCGAAGGGTTATGGATGTATTggggatcattcagtttgtaacttaagggttaattctgttagtaCGACAGTTAactaagagggagggagggagggtgtgtgtgtgtgtgtgtgtgtgttgcttacCAACCAGGGTGGAATGATGTTCACTGAGGTAGCACATGCTTCAATTGGTTATGTAATTCTGGGGGAGTTTTCTtctgtatgtttggttgtatgtTTTCCTGCTGTGTACAAGGCTGAAAGtgaaagacaaaacctctctgaTCCTTCctcctcaaattatacactgttttttgttcagtttgctcatTAAAATATTAccaggacttttctctctggactccatctgcgTTAAGTGATTTTACTCCTAATTTTTAAGAGCCTTATTTTTAAGATGTGTCCCTTAATTGGGCCTGCAGTTTTGTGCCCATGCTCGGGTTGTTTTATGcagtcacacaaacacacactcagggtttttttttctcaaaTAAAAATTGTACTACTGCAATTTTCCCAAATCTGCTGACAGCTCCTTTTTGGGCATGGGGcaagggctcagtggtagagcacctgcctttcaTACAGGCATCTGccaaggtcacaggttcaatccccggcatctctaggtggggctgggaaaaacTCTGGGTATTAGGCTGCTTTgggcatattgttaaaaaaaaaaaaaagataaagcaACTCACGTTGAACCAAAGGCAAGGGGCGAAAGAAGAAAACACTGCTGACGCAAAGAAGAAAGTCACGTATAAAATCGACCACTAACCATACCAGGGTGTTTGCCTCCTTGTTGCTGGACTTGAAAGCATGTGGGCAAATTGTAGCCCAAAGCAGACTCTCCAGTGAGTGCCACGATGAGGCTTCAGAGCTAAGCAGAGAGCTCTTTGCGCTTCCCTAATAAGGTATGCAAAATAAGCCAAGATATGCAAATAGCTCCATTTTGAATAATTTAACCTGGTCACATGGTTTGGCTTTTTGTGGCCTGAAGGGTTTGGATTATCCTGTTAAAGGTATatatatttgcttttattttgagCTCAAAACAGACAGCGCCCTGATTAAGTCTCAGAGATAATTACAACACAAATTGTATTTAAGGTTTGCTCAGTGGAATCTCTCGCCTGATCAGCATGCAAGATGTGCCATGATACCAAATTTAGGATTGGTTAACTCATGGTCTGCAGGCCATATCCACACACTTTCTCCATTCCTCTCTTCCAACACAGATTACGTCCGCCGTGCCAGGATCCGAGCCGGCTGCGCCAACCAGCGGCTCTGCCAGGATACTGCCTTCTATGGAGCCCTGATGCCCAAGCTGCCTGTCAGCTACATGACCTGCTGTCAGGGCCCATTTTGCAACAGAGAGCAAGGCCAGGGTGAAAGAAGAGGCAAGAGCGCCCTACTCGCCCTGCTGGCTGCTCCGCTGCTCATAGCCCTGAACTAACCCAGAGCTACTTCCATGCCCCGCCCCCTCCGGCTGCCCCAAAGCAAAGCTCCTCACTGAGTACCATGATCTGACCTCCAGCAGGAGTCAGTTGAAGAAGGCAGGCAAAAGGATCCCTCCAGAGCTCTAGGACAGAATGTCGCCATTGTGGGCAGGAGGTACGACCCCATACACCAGGGGCCAGAAACTTGGTGGGCCTATGGGTCCATATGCAAACTGCAGAAGCTATCATGAGCAACACAAGTGCACACAACAACCTATTCTCTTGGCTACAACAGACTGCTTCTTTCAAGCCACATTTCAGCAGAGGGGACTCTGTGGGCCCATGGGCACCCCTGAGCCCCACGTTGGCAAGCAGACGCAAGCAGACCTAGCTCCGCGTCTTGGAGGGTGCTGAGCAGGCTGCCGTAGCTGCTTCCAACCAGTACTGATTGGGCCCGGCACCAGCAACCACATGGGCTCTCTAGGCAACAGCACCGCTAAAGCTGCCAGCCCTCCCTCCCGTGTATTTGCTGGTGAACAGGCTTACCCAGCCAGTAGCAGTGTAATCGACATTGCAGAACAGTGATTGCCAACcttcacatgttgctggactacaactcccataaaccccaacagccattggcccatctagtccaaagtCCTGTTcacaccgtggccaaccagatgcccatgggaagctcgcaCGCAGGACCTGCATGCAAGAGCActtttccctcctgtggtttccagcaactggtattcagaaacctCGGATGTCGCCGAGTTctcgtgttatgagagaaggaaacGTTTCTCAATCTACTCTCTCATGCCCTGCATAATTTCCTTCTGAGCCCTGCCAAGTTTCACTGAACTTAGCCATCCCTCCCACCCAGCCCACAACAACTTGAAAGATACACAGCCCACACAACAAGACAAGCTATTTGCTTCCTAAACTTTCCACCCACATCTTCTGCAGCCACCCAGGATTACTTGCCCTGGAAACTTTAATGAGCTTATATGTACTGGAA of Rhineura floridana isolate rRhiFlo1 chromosome 15, rRhiFlo1.hap2, whole genome shotgun sequence contains these proteins:
- the LOC133370873 gene encoding urokinase plasminogen activator surface receptor-like → MEETRAPYGPISETLKRGCTTSHYCQSYFSVRRGFISQSIFCCSEDLCNIVPYNVTYSTEHNGVECYSCISSLEECNETDMPSTQCRGKENHCVKISRQWLPDYVRRARIRAGCANQRLCQDTAFYGALMPKLPVSYMTCCQGPFCNREQGQGERRGKSALLALLAAPLLIALN